Within the Streptomyces sp. NBC_00554 genome, the region TCGCGGTGAACTGCCCCGCCTGGAGCGAGTACAGCTCCGCATAGACGCCCCCCGTGGCCAGGAGCTCGTCCGGGCTGCCGGACTCCACGAGACGGCCCTGGTCGAGGACGTGCACGAGATCGGCGTGGCGCACGGACGCCAGCCTGTGCGTGATCAGGATGACGGTCTGGCCGGTGCCCGCCAGCGCCCTGATCTTCTCGAAGACCTCCAGCTCGGCCCGGGCGTCGAGCGCCGCCGTCGGTTCGTCCACGATCAGGATGGCGCCGCGCCGGTACGCGGCCCGCGCGATGCCGAGCCGCTGCCACTGCCCGCCCGACAGCTCGTGCCCGCCGCTGAAGCCGCGGGCGAGAAGCGTGTCGAGGCCGCGGGGCAGATCCGCGACGACGTCCTCCGCCCCCGCCTCGGCCACCGATGAGGCGAGCCGCTCGTCCGTCAGTGGCGCCGAGGTGCGGCCGACCGCGACGTTGACGCGGGCCGTGAACGGCCACCGCTTGAAGTCCTGCGCCACCATCGCGATGCGCTCGGCGAGTTGATGCCGGTCGGCGGTCGCCGCGTCGACGTCGTCCCACAGGATCCGGCCGCGCTGGGGCGCGTACAGGCCCGCGAGCAGTTTCACCAGCGTGGTCTTGCCCGAGCCGTTCTCCCCGACCAGCGCCACGATCTTGCCGAGCGGCACATTCAGGGTCACATCCGCGAGCGCGGGCCTGGTCGAGGTGCCCGGATAGGTGAACGTGACGTTCTCGAAGCGTATTTCGCGCGGATCGTCGGGCAGCGGCTCGCCGCCCACGGGGATCGCGCGCTCGGCCGCCTCGACGTACAGGCGCTGCAGGTCGCCCACGAACAGGCCGTCCTCGTGGAGGGAGTTGATCTCCAGGACGAGTGTGCCGAGGCTCGCGGAGCCGGTGCGGATCGCGATCACCGCCGTACCGGCGACGGAGAGTGCCATCGCGCCGGCGAGCAGCAGTCCGCCGAGGGTCGCGTACGTCGCCACGGTGGCGAGGCCGGTCCAGGCCGCCGCGATCAGGCCGGTGCGGGCGGAAAGCCGGGCCAGGCGCGCCTGTTCGGCCTCGGCGGACTCCGACATCGAGCGGTAGTGGCGCAACAGGAACGGACCGACGCCGTGCACCCGGATCTCCGGAGCCGCGGCGGGCTCGGTGAGCAGACTGCCGATCAGATGCCCGGCGCGGGCGTGCTGCACCCAGGTGTGGAACGACTCGTAGCGACGCCGGGCGATGGTCAGCGCGCTCCACGCGCTCGGCAGTGTCATCGTCACGAGCAGCGGAAGCAGTGCGGGATGCAGCACGGTCAGGACACCCGCCGCCGCGCACAGCGAGATGATCGCGTTCACGACCCGGGCGGCGATCGTGATCATGCGCCGGGCGGAGTGGGCGCCGTACTGCGCGGTGTCCAGCAGCTTGTGGAAGGCGTCGTCCTCGATCGCGGCCAGCTCCACGGCCGCCGCCCGTTCCAGATACAGCTCGGTCGCGACCCGCTCGACCTTCGGCTCGAGCCGCCCGGTCGCGTACGTCGACGCGGCCCGCAGCAGCGCCGCGAGCAGCATCACGACGGCGACGGCGATCAGCGCCGGGAGCGCCCCGCGCAACCGGTCCTCGACCGGGCCGCTCGCCATCAGCCGCCCCAGCACGCTGTTGACGGCCAGCAGACTCACCGCCTGCGCCGCGCCGCGGGCCAGTTCGGCGCCCAGCACGATACGGGCGGCGCGGCGGTCCGCCTTCCAGGCGAGCCGGAAACTGGACGCGAGCAGGGACGGCAGCCGCGTCATCATGGCGCGGAAGTTCAACTCCAGGAACGCGTCGGCGTGTTGGGACCAGCCCATGTCGTAGCGGAGCGGGCCGCCGAAGAGCAGGTGCTCCGATTCGGACGGTGCCGGTTTGTCGTCGTCCCGCTTGCCGCGCCGTGCTGTTTTCCTCGCGGACTTTCTCACCGTTGGCCTCCCCCGGAGTGGACGAACGGTGCATTCCCCCGGAACGGGGCGCTCCACCCGGGGCGGCCGCGAAGTTTCGCGGCAACCGGCGCACTTCGGATACCGGCGCATTCGGATACGCCGGTGGGACCCGGCCGGGGGACCTACGCGCTGATCGGACGCGACCAGACGGGTGTAGTTCCCGTCACCTGGCACACGGCCAGATAGAGGGGGATCGGCGGGGTGTAAGGAACGGTGCCGGCGGGCCTGTGGATGAGCCCGGGGGTGTGGGGCGCGTCGGGTACGACCGCGCCCGTGGCGTAGTGCGCGGGCGCCGGCCACTCCAGGGCGACGTCGGAGTCGGAGGGCACGATCCACCACCAGCTCGCCCGGTCGGCGTAGACACAGCCCACGCGCGGCAGCCGGGGCAGCAGCAGCGGTCCGAAGCGGGCGGGCACCGACACCGCGTCGCACCCCAGCGGCACCGTCATGCCCTCGGGCACGGGGAGACGTCTGAGCGGCCCGGACGCCTGCTGCATGCGCTTGAGGCGGACGAGTGTGTCCAGGCTCAGGACCTCAGCCCGGGGCCCCGCGACCGACGTACCCCTCACAACACCATCCCCCAGCATGCTTCCGTCCCGGCGCCCCGGCCGTCGGCCGGAGGCTTCTTCGCGCTCCACCCGAGGTCGGAGCGGGGCTCGGTGGCCGCGTCACGCCGACTGGTCGAACGTCCGTTCGGTGAGTGCTCCAGCTCCGCCCAGACCAGCAGCCCGGGGCCCGTCTCCTGAGCCCCCCAGGCTCTGCACATGGCCTCGACGAGGAGCAATCCCCTCCCGTGCTCCTCCTCGGGCCGCTGGGACGAGGGGCGCGGCTCACCAGGGGCGCAGCCCTCGTCACGTACGGCTATCCGCACCAGGTCGTCTTCGTGGTGCAGCTCGCAGACGACCCGCTCACCGGCGGTGTGCACGATCGCGTTGGTGACCAGCTCGGAGATGACGAGGGTCGCCGTGTCGCAGGTGTCCTCGCACACCGCCCAGCCGGACAGCCAGGCGTCGGTCAGACGTCTGGCCCGGGCCACGGAGCCCGGGTGCGCGGCCAGCTCGAAGCGGAACCGGCGCTCGGCGGCCAAGCCGGAGCGGGGCCCGGCGGCGGCACGGAGACCGGATCGGTCCTCGATGGCGGCACCGGGACCAAGCTGGTCCTGGGCGGCGGCGCCGGGACCGCAGCGGTCCTCGGCGGCGTCTGTTCCTAACGGCACGGACGGAGTCACGCTTGCCACTATCGCCCCGCCGTGAACACTTGGCAAGAGCCACTATGAAAAATGCAGAGTGCTGTGTGACTCCGCGAAGGCGCGTGGCACACTGCTCGCAACAGCACGCCGAGCGGCGCCAGTTGGGATCGTGGAACGGACCCCGAACGGCGCCGTCCGGACTGTCAGGACCCTGTGAACCGACTGTGAGGCACCCTGTGGAGGTGGGACGTGAGTGAACCGCGGTCCGCGCCGACGGTCGGCCAGGTCGTTCTCGGCCGGCGCCTGCTTGACCTGCGGGAACGCGCGGGTCTCAAGCGTGAGGAAGCCGCGCGTGTGCTGCGCGTCGCGCCCGCCACGGTCCGCCGCATGGAAATGGCCGAGGTCTCCCTCAAAATTCCCTACCTCCAGCTCCTCCTGAAGTCGTACGGCGTCTCGGACGAAGAGGCCGAGGGCTTCGTGCTTCTGGCCGAGGAGGCCAACAAACCGGGCTGGTGGCAGCGGTTCCACGACATCCTGCCGGGCTGGTTCTCGATGTACGTCAGCCTGGAGGGCGCCGCGGCCCTGATCAGGCAGTACGAACCCCATTTCGTGCCCGGCATCCTGCAGACCGAGGAGTACGCGCGTGGCGTCCTGAAGGCGGGCGCCATCGGCCAGACGAGACCCGAGGACATCGAGCGGCATGTGGCGCTGCGCATGCAGCGCCAGGATCTGCTCACCCGCGCGGACGCCCCGCGGATCTGGGCCGTGATGGACGAGACGGCCCTGCGCCGCCCCATCGGCGGCCCCGAGGTGATGCGCGCCCAGGTCGACAAGCTGCTCCAGGCCACGAAGCTGCCCAACCTGACGCTGCAGGTGATCCCGTTCTCCTCGGGACCGCACCCCGGCACGTACGGGCCCTTCGTGCTCTTCCGTTTTGCCGTGCCGGAACTCCCGGACATGGTCTACAGCGAGTACCTGACCGGCGCCGTCTACCTGGACGCGCGCTCAGAGGTGGCGACCCACCTCGAGGTCATGGACCGCATGGCGGCTCAGGCCGCTACTGCACATCGCACGAAGGAGATCCTCCGGGATCTCCGCAAGGAGCTGTGAATGGAACGCATCAGGCCGCGGATACGCAACGCGCGCATCTACAACGGAATGCCCGCCCGCGAACTGGGCAGCGAGGGCTGGCACAAGCCGTGGAGCGGTGGCAACGGAGGCAACTGCCTGGA harbors:
- a CDS encoding ABC transporter ATP-binding protein, which gives rise to MGWSQHADAFLELNFRAMMTRLPSLLASSFRLAWKADRRAARIVLGAELARGAAQAVSLLAVNSVLGRLMASGPVEDRLRGALPALIAVAVVMLLAALLRAASTYATGRLEPKVERVATELYLERAAAVELAAIEDDAFHKLLDTAQYGAHSARRMITIAARVVNAIISLCAAAGVLTVLHPALLPLLVTMTLPSAWSALTIARRRYESFHTWVQHARAGHLIGSLLTEPAAAPEIRVHGVGPFLLRHYRSMSESAEAEQARLARLSARTGLIAAAWTGLATVATYATLGGLLLAGAMALSVAGTAVIAIRTGSASLGTLVLEINSLHEDGLFVGDLQRLYVEAAERAIPVGGEPLPDDPREIRFENVTFTYPGTSTRPALADVTLNVPLGKIVALVGENGSGKTTLVKLLAGLYAPQRGRILWDDVDAATADRHQLAERIAMVAQDFKRWPFTARVNVAVGRTSAPLTDERLASSVAEAGAEDVVADLPRGLDTLLARGFSGGHELSGGQWQRLGIARAAYRRGAILIVDEPTAALDARAELEVFEKIRALAGTGQTVILITHRLASVRHADLVHVLDQGRLVESGSPDELLATGGVYAELYSLQAGQFTAKVATREAG
- a CDS encoding ATP-binding protein, translating into MASVTPSVPLGTDAAEDRCGPGAAAQDQLGPGAAIEDRSGLRAAAGPRSGLAAERRFRFELAAHPGSVARARRLTDAWLSGWAVCEDTCDTATLVISELVTNAIVHTAGERVVCELHHEDDLVRIAVRDEGCAPGEPRPSSQRPEEEHGRGLLLVEAMCRAWGAQETGPGLLVWAELEHSPNGRSTSRRDAATEPRSDLGWSAKKPPADGRGAGTEACWGMVL
- a CDS encoding helix-turn-helix transcriptional regulator translates to MSEPRSAPTVGQVVLGRRLLDLRERAGLKREEAARVLRVAPATVRRMEMAEVSLKIPYLQLLLKSYGVSDEEAEGFVLLAEEANKPGWWQRFHDILPGWFSMYVSLEGAAALIRQYEPHFVPGILQTEEYARGVLKAGAIGQTRPEDIERHVALRMQRQDLLTRADAPRIWAVMDETALRRPIGGPEVMRAQVDKLLQATKLPNLTLQVIPFSSGPHPGTYGPFVLFRFAVPELPDMVYSEYLTGAVYLDARSEVATHLEVMDRMAAQAATAHRTKEILRDLRKEL